The genomic region ACATAGCTGAAATTTTTAAGCAACGTATGAATATGACAGCTGGTAATAAAATCCTGAAGACATACATTTAGCTTCATTAATATATAATAGGGGAGTGCTAggggaacaatgaaaattttgaacaacatgaacaaccaccaatcaaatgaaaatacattatactctaatttaatgctactaattaaatttactcttttaaccctattaattcacattgtttacacattgttcaaaaatcttgttggttacctatacttttcctatatAATAATGTTAAGATCACTGCCAAATCTACGTGTAATGTTTAGCATTTAGTCAATTAACATTTTCTAATTGGTTTGATTATGCCGGCCATCGATCATAAGTTCATAACCTTGGGAAATTAATTAAATGGTCCCAAATAAGCCCTTAGATTTGTAAACGTTGTCACAAATTCATTTGTTGTCTTAGTCAAACTTCACCTTTAAAAGTGCCACTAATCTCTTCTTGAAAACCCCCTCTCTCATTCCCTCTCCCTCTTCTATTCTCCTTGGTTGTTCTTTAATTTTCAGTTTTGCTACACCTTATTAATTAATTTCCTTCTCatatagtctttttttttttttgttatacaaatatatatatatttatgaatGNNNNNNNNGGTTGTCAaattttttagttaatttctaAACTTGTATGAGTGTATCATAAGTTTGGATCATCTAAAATTTTACAGGTAAATTCTATAGTTTGCGGATTGAGTTTTTTACATAATTCAAATTTACTTAAGTTTCACGAATTTAAGTGAACTCTTCTTCCATTTGATTAGTTTAATTTGTGTTTGACTCTATGATGAAAGTTGGGTTTGAGGTTGTTCATGGAAATTCAAACATGATCATCAACCGTTCCTCTATGCATGAAACTTGGGACTATTCAAATCTTGTTTCTTTGCCACCTCCAATCCCATCAATCCAATTTCCAATAAAGCCCTCACCAAATGAAAACCAACAAAATGAAACATGTGATTGGGTTGACAACATTGCCAAGCACCTTAATGTCAATGTTGATGAAGACTTACCACAACAAACAgctaatgatgatgataatagcTTGTTATTATTGTCCAATAATAATCCTTCATCAATTCACCATCCCAACTTCAATCCAATAAGAAAAAACACTTTTTGGAAAACCCCATTTGATCCTTGCACCAATATTGACCCTCCTAGCACCAATAACTTTGGTCTTCATCATCAAGTTCAATCAAACACCTCAAATTTAGACCACAATATTATTATTAACGAcaatagtagtagtagtaataataataacaataatatccATGATCAAGGTTTGAATTTGATTACCCTTCTAATGGAATGTGCTGTGGCAATCTCTGTGGACAACCTTGTTGATGCTCAAAGGATGTTGTTGGAGCTAACACAATTGGCCTCACCTTACAAGGCATCATGTGCTGAAAGAGTTGTTGCATATTTTGCCAAAGCCATGAATAGTAGGGTCATGAATTCTTTTCTTGGTGTGTGTTCACCTTTGATTATTGATCACAAGAGCATTCATTCATCATTCCATGTTTTCAACAATGTTTCCCCTTTCATCAAATTTGCACATTTCACTTCCAACCAAGCAATTCTTGAGGCAGTGAATAGGTGCCAATGCATACACATCATTGATTTGGACATCATGCAAGGCCTTCAATGGCCAGCATTCTTCCACATTCTTGCCACAAGGTATGAGGGTCCACCCGAGGTCACAATGACCGGTATCGGCGCATCCATGGACCTCCTCGTCGAGACGGGGAAACAGCTCTCGAATTTCGCCAGACGGCTTGGAATGCCATTGAAATTCCACCCTGTCGTCGCGAAATTCGGGGAAATTGACGCATCTATGGTGCAAATTAGGTCTTGTGAGACGGTGGCGGTTCATTGGTTGCAACATTCAATGTACGATTCAACCGGGCCGGACTGGATGACCTTGAGACTAATCAAGGAATTGGAGCCAAGAATCATAACATTAGTGGAACAAGATGTAAACAATGGAGGATCATTCTTGGATAGGTTTGTTGGATCATTGCACTACTACTCAAC from Arachis ipaensis cultivar K30076 chromosome B02, Araip1.1, whole genome shotgun sequence harbors:
- the LOC107628215 gene encoding protein SCARECROW-like codes for the protein MMKVGFEVVHGNSNMIINRSSMHETWDYSNLVSLPPPIPSIQFPIKPSPNENQQNETCDWVDNIAKHLNVNVDEDLPQQTANDDDNSLLLLSNNNPSSIHHPNFNPIRKNTFWKTPFDPCTNIDPPSTNNFGLHHQVQSNTSNLDHNIIINDNSSSSNNNNNNIHDQGLNLITLLMECAVAISVDNLVDAQRMLLELTQLASPYKASCAERVVAYFAKAMNSRVMNSFLGVCSPLIIDHKSIHSSFHVFNNVSPFIKFAHFTSNQAILEAVNRCQCIHIIDLDIMQGLQWPAFFHILATRYEGPPEVTMTGIGASMDLLVETGKQLSNFARRLGMPLKFHPVVAKFGEIDASMVQIRSCETVAVHWLQHSMYDSTGPDWMTLRLIKELEPRIITLVEQDVNNGGSFLDRFVGSLHYYSTLFDSLGAYLEIDDPNRHNVEHGVLSREINNILGIGGPSRSGEEKFIRQWRNELISRSNWFVQVPMSANSMAQAQLILNMFSPPHGYSLAHVDGTLRLGWKDTSLYTASAWTCNAFN